Proteins from one Sabethes cyaneus chromosome 2, idSabCyanKW18_F2, whole genome shotgun sequence genomic window:
- the LOC128736056 gene encoding uncharacterized protein LOC128736056, producing the protein MSNNNSRLQQYPNGAFDDQKPEPDPNNQQFKNYVSVLTRFDDWVTGHSHVRSPQEVLPDDEFNDLKPQVDPNNQQFNEYVKVLTRFDPWVTGQKVPIPADPTTDALHQDFDISNVQELPNIVNNEQNQNKYSENNVLISDSKVHNQETIPFNDGKPNIPPNAAFNEYVKVLTRFDPWVTGEKVPIPPNPETDVLHQVFKRSLISPEEHFADQFSDPNPYNPTANDDYNSFVKELKRFDPWITGQKVPIPRDPVTDALHQIRRRANNGIESEQLISSRSRRAIIFRPIFVYRLQQLKKADTTSGNRALNDA; encoded by the coding sequence GTCTCCAACAGTATCCAAATGGCGCATTTGACGATCAAAAACCGGAACCCGACCCTAATAATCAACAGTTCAAGAATTACGTAAGTGTGTTGACACGTTTCGATGATTGGGTTACCGGTCATTCCCATGTGCGTAGTCCACAGGAAGTGTTGCCAGATGACGAATTTAATGATCTGAAACCGCAAGTGGATCCAAACAATCAGCAATTCAACGAATATGTTAAAGTATTGACTCGTTTCGATCCGTGGGTTACCGGTCAAAAAGTTCCGATTCCGGCAGACCCAACTACGGATGCATTGCATCAAGATTTTGATATTAGCAATGTGCAAGAGCTACCAAATATCGTTAATAATGAACAAAACCAAAATAAATATTCTGAAAACAATGTTCTTATTTCGGATTCAAAGGTTCACAATCAAGAAACAATACCTTTCAATGATGGAAAACCAAATATCCCACCAAATGCGGCGTTTAATGAATACGTGAAGGTTTTGACTCGATTTGATCCATGGGTAACTGGAGAAAAAGTTCCTATTCCTCCCAATCCCGAAACGGATGTTCTACATCAGGTTTTCAAAAGATCTTTAATAAGCCCAGAAGAACATTTCGCTGACCAATTCAGCGATCCGAATCCCTATAATCCTACAGCTAACGACGATTATAATAGTTTCGTAAAGGAACTTAAACGGTTTGATCCTTGGATAACTGGACAGAAGGTTCCAATTCCTAGAGACCCCGTTACGGACGCATTGCATCAAATCCGCAGACGTGCAAATAATGGTATTGAATCCGAACAACTCATATCATCTCGGTCCAGACGTGCAATAATTTTTCGTCCAATTTTCGTCTACAGGCTTCAACAACTAAAAAAAGCTGACACCACCAGCGGAAATCGTGCTTTAAACGATGCGTGA